One Paenibacillus riograndensis SBR5 DNA segment encodes these proteins:
- a CDS encoding ABC transporter ATP-binding protein: protein MDRILQVQDVTKKYGSKHALHGVSFGLSAGKIVGLLGSNGSGKTTLMKLIAGLARPTSGRISVLGVPVGEASKPLVSFMPDRPLTESWMNVGDALRFQQDFYPDFDPGKAKRMLEFMKLSERDKVRTLSKGMGERLQLTMALSRRAKLYIMDEPIGGVDPVARTKILNALMEFYEEDSTILLSTHLVTDIERIFDEVIFIKEGELVLHSEVEDLRLQHGKSVDELFREVYAEC, encoded by the coding sequence GTGGACAGGATACTTCAAGTACAGGATGTGACCAAAAAATACGGCTCCAAGCATGCGCTGCACGGGGTCTCCTTTGGACTCAGTGCCGGTAAAATCGTCGGTCTGCTCGGCAGCAACGGCAGCGGCAAAACTACGCTGATGAAGCTCATAGCCGGGCTGGCCCGGCCGACCTCGGGGAGGATTTCGGTACTGGGCGTCCCGGTGGGCGAAGCGAGCAAGCCGCTGGTTTCATTTATGCCGGACCGCCCGTTAACCGAATCATGGATGAATGTGGGGGATGCCCTCAGATTCCAGCAGGATTTCTACCCTGACTTTGATCCCGGCAAAGCAAAACGGATGCTGGAATTCATGAAGCTTAGCGAGCGGGACAAAGTCCGTACATTATCCAAGGGGATGGGGGAACGCCTGCAGCTGACGATGGCACTTTCGCGCCGGGCCAAATTATATATTATGGATGAGCCTATCGGTGGAGTTGACCCCGTTGCCCGGACCAAGATTCTTAACGCGCTGATGGAGTTCTATGAGGAAGACAGCACCATCCTGCTCTCCACGCATCTCGTAACCGACATCGAGCGGATTTTTGACGAAGTGATATTTATCAAAGAAGGGGAGCTTGTGCTGCATAGTGAAGTGGAGGATCTCCGGCTTCAGCACGGCAAAAGTGTCGATGAACTGTTCAGAGAGGTGTATGCGGAATGCTGA
- a CDS encoding nucleoside recognition domain-containing protein: MNNIKIHRLTSGAAPFVGGAAAILLAAAIVSAPESSFAASLQGLKLWWNLVFPALLPFLILSEMLAASGAVHSLGVLLEPLMKRIFRLPGAGGWTLVLGMTAGFPAGAGAVQQLHKQGSITDKEAGRLASLAHYASPVTLLIVVGAAFLHNPASGYALLAIHWLAGLSAGYTSALIGGRSRIEAPPHLAGGDSKKASLPRRLYRAAVEAREQDGRSFGRLLGESVSSAVQNLMIVGGYMIIFAVVINIAASMFPQLPQALAASVLEIHLGAHALSAGTSGLPSFSSGGLLRAALLSAALGWSGICGQLQALTLLKQAGVRFLPYAANRLLHGIYAFLFTLLLWKPLLNLQSAVLPAAAVPKDQLLPGIAAPETVWGFLPQALGLQILILLLLLALSAVVYVMASLRRPSA; encoded by the coding sequence ATGAATAACATTAAAATACACCGGTTAACCTCAGGTGCCGCTCCATTTGTCGGCGGAGCTGCAGCCATCCTGCTGGCCGCCGCAATCGTGTCCGCGCCGGAGTCCTCCTTCGCGGCCTCATTGCAGGGCCTCAAGCTCTGGTGGAACCTTGTTTTCCCGGCCCTGCTGCCCTTTCTGATTCTCTCGGAAATGTTAGCAGCCTCGGGAGCAGTCCACAGCCTTGGTGTCCTGCTGGAGCCGCTGATGAAACGGATCTTCCGTCTGCCGGGCGCCGGCGGCTGGACGCTGGTCCTTGGAATGACTGCCGGCTTTCCCGCCGGTGCAGGCGCTGTCCAGCAGCTGCACAAGCAGGGCAGCATTACGGATAAGGAAGCCGGAAGGCTGGCTTCACTCGCACATTATGCCAGCCCGGTCACCTTGCTGATCGTCGTGGGTGCAGCTTTTCTGCACAATCCGGCGTCAGGCTATGCGCTCTTGGCCATTCACTGGCTTGCCGGGCTGTCCGCAGGTTATACCTCCGCTCTGATTGGAGGCCGCTCCAGGATAGAGGCACCGCCTCACCTTGCTGGAGGGGACAGCAAAAAAGCCTCCCTGCCAAGACGTCTCTACCGGGCAGCTGTGGAGGCCCGTGAACAGGATGGGCGCAGCTTCGGCAGACTGCTTGGCGAGTCCGTAAGTTCCGCTGTCCAGAATCTGATGATTGTCGGTGGTTATATGATCATTTTTGCAGTTGTCATCAATATAGCGGCTTCCATGTTCCCGCAGCTTCCACAGGCACTGGCAGCCAGCGTGTTGGAGATTCACCTTGGGGCTCATGCGCTTAGCGCCGGAACATCGGGGCTTCCCTCCTTCAGTTCCGGAGGCCTCCTTAGAGCGGCCTTGCTGTCGGCTGCCCTCGGCTGGAGCGGTATATGCGGGCAGCTCCAAGCGCTGACTCTGCTTAAGCAGGCCGGGGTGCGATTTTTGCCCTACGCTGCCAACCGGCTGCTGCATGGAATCTATGCCTTCTTGTTCACACTCTTGTTATGGAAGCCGCTTTTGAATCTTCAATCAGCTGTATTGCCTGCTGCTGCAGTACCGAAAGATCAACTGCTGCCAGGTATTGCAGCCCCCGAAACGGTCTGGGGCTTTTTGCCTCAGGCACTGGGCTTGCAAATCCTGATCCTGCTCTTATTATTAGCCCTATCCGCAGTTGTTTATGTTATGGCTTCACTCCGCCGTCCATCCGCTTGA
- a CDS encoding GntR family transcriptional regulator codes for MTIEFDNNQPIYLQIMNYMKGEIVTGKLKPGDKIPSVRELAAELQINPNTVQRTFQELERETIVETRRGMGRYVTGNEQTILTIKKEMAQDVLDRFIRGMQELGFQSEEILAAVAENIETRTKP; via the coding sequence ATGACCATAGAATTTGACAATAATCAGCCGATTTACCTCCAGATCATGAATTATATGAAAGGGGAGATCGTGACGGGCAAGCTGAAGCCGGGCGACAAAATCCCCTCCGTACGTGAATTAGCCGCTGAATTGCAGATTAATCCGAATACGGTGCAAAGAACCTTTCAGGAACTGGAGCGTGAGACAATCGTGGAAACCCGGCGCGGCATGGGCAGATATGTAACCGGCAATGAACAGACGATACTGACAATTAAAAAAGAGATGGCGCAGGATGTGCTGGACCGTTTTATCCGCGGCATGCAGGAGCTGGGTTTTCAGAGTGAGGAGATCCTGGCGGCTGTAGCTGAGAATATTGAAACAAGAACGAAACCATAG
- a CDS encoding tRNA(Met) cytidine acetate ligase yields MTTVGIIAEYNPLHNGHVHHFTEARRLSGADRSIVVMSGPFTQRGEPAAVSKQARTEMALHMGADVVIELPVAYAVQPAEWFAFGAVALLEATGVVDSLCFGSEAGTLSALQPMAEFLADESSALQGEIRRRMALGASFPAAYCAAAASAWEASLPEAERRPGAAGLLRQPNNSLGLHYLIALRRLGSKIRPLTAPRTGAGFHDPLQSGSPIASATAIRRLLSEGGSPAAYMPEYSMSVLEREHAAGRGPLNLESFRIPLRHLLATRTAAELHGLQDMNEGLENRLLRVLPALPHFTVSGLLEALKSKRYTHTRLQRLLIHALLNHSKQEMAPAVLAQGPGYIRVLGFRESGRQLLKQMKHSAAWPVLTSPAQFSHPMLERDLQAAAAYAGAFRNPSRSDLYRDYLEPPVRI; encoded by the coding sequence TTGACTACGGTCGGCATTATTGCAGAGTACAACCCTTTACATAACGGGCATGTCCACCACTTCACAGAGGCCAGGAGGTTGTCCGGCGCGGACCGCTCGATTGTCGTCATGAGCGGTCCGTTCACCCAGCGCGGCGAACCGGCGGCGGTGAGCAAGCAGGCCCGCACGGAGATGGCGCTGCATATGGGCGCCGACGTCGTGATCGAGCTGCCGGTGGCGTATGCCGTCCAGCCGGCGGAGTGGTTTGCCTTCGGAGCAGTAGCCCTGCTGGAAGCGACCGGGGTCGTGGACAGCTTGTGCTTCGGCTCCGAAGCAGGGACTTTGAGCGCGCTGCAGCCGATGGCCGAATTCCTGGCCGATGAGAGCAGCGCGCTGCAGGGCGAGATCCGCCGCCGCATGGCGCTGGGGGCGAGCTTCCCCGCCGCTTACTGCGCAGCTGCGGCGTCAGCCTGGGAAGCGTCTCTTCCGGAAGCGGAGAGACGCCCGGGTGCCGCCGGGCTGTTGCGCCAGCCGAACAACAGCCTCGGCCTGCACTACCTGATCGCGCTGCGGCGGCTCGGCAGCAAGATCAGGCCGCTTACTGCGCCGCGCACCGGCGCAGGCTTTCACGACCCGCTGCAGAGCGGGTCGCCGATTGCCAGCGCTACAGCCATCCGCCGGCTGCTGTCGGAGGGCGGATCACCTGCGGCGTACATGCCGGAGTATAGCATGTCCGTCCTGGAAAGGGAGCATGCGGCAGGCAGAGGTCCGCTGAATCTGGAAAGCTTCCGGATTCCACTGCGCCACCTGCTCGCCACCCGGACAGCCGCCGAGCTGCACGGCCTGCAGGATATGAACGAAGGCCTGGAAAACCGTCTGCTGCGGGTTCTGCCCGCCCTCCCGCACTTTACCGTGTCCGGGTTGCTGGAAGCACTGAAAAGCAAGCGCTATACCCACACCAGGCTGCAGCGTCTGCTGATCCATGCTTTGCTGAATCACAGCAAACAGGAAATGGCGCCAGCCGTGCTTGCTCAGGGTCCGGGCTACATCAGGGTTCTAGGCTTCCGGGAAAGCGGACGGCAGCTGCTAAAGCAGATGAAGCACAGCGCCGCGTGGCCTGTCTTGACCAGTCCGGCACAGTTCTCTCATCCTATGCTGGAAAGAGATCTGCAAGCGGCAGCAGCCTATGCGGGAGCATTCCGCAATCCCTCGCGTTCTGATCTGTACCGGGACTATTTGGAGCCGCCCGTCAGGATTTGA
- a CDS encoding PilZ domain-containing protein, with the protein MNQPIECWLELPAGNSGPGAGKLTEGVLLDLSRSGCKVRTSLNLRFTAGDTKLIIHFQLAEDKLQFEGSVRWGWMFGLGQFQYGIRLDLQEAEEEQLLRELEIWTNTRRAQGL; encoded by the coding sequence ATGAACCAGCCCATAGAATGCTGGCTTGAGCTTCCTGCGGGCAATTCCGGTCCGGGTGCCGGAAAATTAACAGAAGGCGTACTGCTTGACCTCAGCCGTTCAGGCTGCAAGGTGCGCACCTCGCTGAACCTCCGCTTTACCGCCGGGGATACGAAGCTGATTATTCATTTCCAGCTGGCGGAAGACAAGCTGCAGTTCGAAGGCAGTGTGCGCTGGGGCTGGATGTTTGGGCTGGGCCAGTTCCAGTATGGAATCCGCCTGGATTTGCAGGAAGCCGAAGAAGAACAACTGCTCAGGGAGCTTGAGATCTGGACGAACACGCGCAGAGCACAAGGATTATAA
- a CDS encoding YceD family protein, translated as MMMKIHFRKLANADEPLHIHETLDVSELVKGRKDILAVAPLSVDLKALPADADCVNVVGKLNGNVDMLCARCLTEVNSKLNIPFAETFKWLKQPLLPEDEDEELIYIEDEIVDLVPFVEENFVLHLPDSVLCKADCLGLCQKCGQNLNEGTCSCDNTVIDPRLAALKGFFTKQDD; from the coding sequence ATGATGATGAAGATTCACTTTCGCAAATTAGCTAATGCCGACGAGCCTCTGCACATTCACGAAACGCTGGATGTCAGCGAGCTTGTCAAAGGGCGAAAGGATATACTTGCTGTTGCACCGCTCTCAGTGGACCTTAAAGCGCTGCCCGCGGACGCCGATTGTGTGAACGTGGTGGGAAAATTGAACGGGAATGTGGATATGTTATGTGCACGTTGCCTTACAGAGGTTAACAGTAAATTGAACATTCCTTTTGCTGAGACTTTCAAATGGCTTAAGCAGCCGCTTCTTCCCGAAGATGAAGATGAGGAACTCATCTACATTGAGGATGAGATTGTGGATCTTGTCCCGTTTGTGGAAGAAAACTTCGTACTGCACTTGCCGGATTCGGTATTGTGCAAGGCAGACTGTCTTGGTCTTTGTCAGAAATGCGGACAAAATTTGAACGAAGGCACCTGCAGTTGCGACAACACAGTGATCGATCCTCGACTTGCTGCGTTGAAAGGATTCTTTACCAAGCAAGATGACTAA
- the cysK gene encoding cysteine synthase A has product MPNISKNLTELIGNTPLLELANYGKSHQVEARLIGKLEYFNPAGSVKDRIGYAMIQDAEAKGLIHKDSVLIEPTSGNTGIGLAFAAAALGYRMIIVLPETFSVERRKLLGALGAELVLTPGAEGMLGAVQKAEELAAAIPHSFILQQFSNPANPQIHRDTTAEEIWRDTGGAVDIFVAGVGTGGTITGVGEVLKARNPEVQVVAVEPADSPVLSGGKPGGHQIQGIGANFVPANFNFGVVDEIFQVENRHAFETARSLAATEGLLVGISSGAAVYAASQIAKRPGNQGKNIVVILPDTGERYLSTQLFDTEE; this is encoded by the coding sequence ATGCCTAATATTTCTAAGAATCTGACTGAATTGATTGGAAACACGCCGCTGCTGGAGCTGGCGAATTATGGGAAGAGTCATCAGGTGGAGGCCAGATTAATCGGGAAGCTGGAATACTTCAATCCCGCAGGAAGCGTTAAGGATCGTATCGGTTATGCCATGATACAAGACGCCGAAGCCAAAGGGCTGATTCACAAGGATTCGGTGCTGATCGAGCCGACCAGCGGAAATACCGGCATTGGTCTTGCTTTTGCCGCTGCAGCACTCGGGTACAGAATGATCATCGTGCTGCCCGAGACGTTCAGCGTGGAACGCCGCAAGCTGCTCGGAGCGCTTGGAGCTGAACTGGTGCTGACTCCGGGTGCGGAAGGAATGCTGGGTGCGGTTCAAAAAGCTGAGGAATTGGCTGCGGCCATACCCCATTCGTTCATCCTGCAGCAATTCAGCAACCCGGCCAATCCGCAAATCCACCGTGACACTACAGCAGAGGAAATCTGGAGGGATACCGGAGGGGCAGTGGATATTTTTGTGGCAGGTGTAGGAACGGGAGGCACCATCACCGGAGTAGGCGAAGTGCTGAAGGCCAGAAATCCTGAAGTGCAGGTCGTTGCAGTTGAACCGGCGGACTCTCCGGTTTTATCGGGAGGCAAACCGGGGGGACACCAAATTCAGGGGATTGGAGCCAATTTTGTGCCGGCCAATTTTAATTTCGGGGTTGTGGACGAGATTTTTCAGGTGGAGAACAGGCATGCATTTGAAACTGCACGCAGCCTGGCCGCAACCGAAGGTCTGCTGGTGGGGATCTCCTCCGGTGCCGCCGTCTACGCCGCTTCCCAAATTGCCAAACGTCCCGGTAATCAGGGAAAAAATATTGTAGTCATCCTGCCGGATACAGGGGAACGTTACTTGTCTACACAGCTTTTTGATACGGAAGAATGA
- a CDS encoding holin: MVNEALNNVLAFASVLAVFVLALVQLVKTSVSLPRNLVPAVGLVIGLFVGAVAYPFTDMNLILRLWAGGLAGLSATGLFELAFNKREGSTKD; encoded by the coding sequence ATGGTGAATGAGGCGCTGAATAATGTGCTGGCTTTTGCTTCCGTACTGGCGGTTTTTGTCTTGGCCCTGGTTCAACTGGTCAAAACCAGCGTGAGCCTTCCGCGCAATCTGGTTCCGGCTGTTGGGCTTGTTATCGGCCTGTTTGTAGGTGCTGTTGCGTACCCTTTTACAGATATGAATCTGATATTGCGTCTATGGGCCGGGGGACTTGCAGGATTGTCGGCTACCGGGCTGTTCGAGCTGGCGTTCAATAAAAGGGAAGGCTCAACGAAGGACTGA
- the rpmF gene encoding 50S ribosomal protein L32, whose amino-acid sequence MAVPQRRTSKTRRDKRRTHFKLVVPGMVKCEQCGELKLAHHVCKVCGTYKAREIIKQ is encoded by the coding sequence ATGGCAGTACCTCAACGGAGAACGTCCAAAACACGCCGTGACAAACGCCGCACCCACTTCAAACTGGTGGTGCCGGGCATGGTGAAATGCGAACAATGCGGAGAGCTGAAACTGGCTCACCACGTATGCAAAGTTTGCGGAACTTACAAAGCTAGAGAAATCATCAAACAATAG
- a CDS encoding alpha/beta fold hydrolase, producing the protein MSKKLTLFLACLLLGLSVWPAPAVHGAEPKVIFSVNNEVLQFPANEVPLITGNVLMVPIRKVGKALGLEVVYIQKEKKLELSRNGQQLDIKLGTNEAVINGKDKLAINGKVILRGNLVYVPFSLFNAMGLISSYDSAAGQAAVNSPQNYADTVTGLLASGKYEQLWQRYFDKSAKTAMPVMKLQQAWEGLVAPYGTYNKLTSLSSNQEAEQISIKSTASFAKGDLAITITVNSNGKITGLWFSPLAPSAAAPQLKLPEGVTEEEVTVGAGTSHPLKGLLTLPANPSHPVPSVVLVQGSGASDRDETVLGYKPFRDIAYSLAKQGIAVLRYDKRSYSYPEQFTGAAAATINVKDEVVDDAVAAANLLKADRRMDSARVYLAGHSLGGMLAPRIDSEGGKFAGLILLAGSPRNLWEIMYDQNMAVINSLPDGDPVKAQAAAAVNAELSKAKALAAMTLEQAKTAPSVFKMPAYYFKEMDMHNTAELARKLTKPVLVLQGGDDFQVYPATDFSLWKEVLKGNAAASFKLYPGLNHFFVNYEGKDAGTAAEYNTPGMVDEQVLSDMGQWILGQQ; encoded by the coding sequence ATGAGTAAAAAATTAACGCTGTTTTTGGCCTGCCTGCTGCTGGGTTTATCGGTTTGGCCGGCGCCTGCTGTACACGGAGCAGAACCTAAGGTGATTTTCAGTGTGAACAATGAAGTGCTTCAATTTCCTGCCAATGAGGTTCCATTGATAACCGGCAATGTGTTAATGGTGCCTATCCGCAAGGTAGGTAAAGCTCTGGGTTTGGAAGTTGTCTACATACAAAAAGAGAAAAAACTGGAACTAAGCCGCAATGGACAGCAGCTTGACATTAAGCTGGGGACAAATGAAGCGGTAATAAACGGGAAGGACAAGCTTGCGATAAACGGGAAAGTTATACTTCGCGGGAATCTTGTATATGTACCCTTTTCGTTGTTCAATGCTATGGGATTGATCAGTTCCTATGATTCCGCTGCCGGTCAAGCAGCTGTTAATTCGCCGCAAAATTATGCTGATACTGTCACTGGCCTGCTGGCATCCGGTAAATATGAACAGTTGTGGCAGCGGTATTTCGATAAGTCTGCAAAAACAGCTATGCCGGTGATGAAGCTCCAGCAGGCATGGGAAGGACTAGTGGCACCCTACGGAACGTACAACAAGCTGACTTCCTTATCCAGCAATCAAGAGGCTGAGCAGATTTCAATTAAAAGCACAGCCTCTTTTGCCAAAGGGGACCTGGCCATCACCATAACCGTCAACAGCAATGGCAAAATTACAGGACTCTGGTTCTCTCCTCTTGCCCCGTCTGCCGCTGCACCTCAGCTTAAGCTCCCGGAGGGAGTGACAGAGGAGGAAGTTACCGTTGGTGCAGGAACATCGCATCCGCTGAAGGGGCTGCTTACCCTCCCCGCAAATCCGTCTCATCCTGTACCATCGGTTGTGCTCGTCCAAGGTTCGGGAGCTTCAGACCGCGACGAAACGGTGCTTGGCTACAAACCGTTTAGGGATATCGCCTATAGTCTTGCCAAACAGGGCATCGCAGTACTACGGTATGATAAGCGGAGTTACTCGTATCCGGAGCAGTTTACGGGGGCAGCAGCAGCTACGATAAATGTTAAGGATGAAGTGGTGGATGATGCGGTTGCCGCTGCTAATCTGCTCAAGGCAGACCGGCGGATGGATTCCGCCCGGGTCTATCTGGCAGGTCACAGCCTTGGTGGAATGCTGGCTCCGAGAATCGACTCCGAAGGCGGGAAATTCGCGGGATTGATCCTGCTGGCAGGCTCACCGCGGAATCTGTGGGAGATTATGTACGATCAGAACATGGCGGTCATCAATTCTCTCCCGGATGGCGACCCGGTCAAAGCGCAGGCGGCTGCAGCCGTTAACGCCGAACTCTCCAAGGCGAAGGCACTGGCTGCGATGACGCTTGAACAAGCTAAGACGGCACCCAGTGTTTTTAAAATGCCGGCTTATTATTTCAAAGAGATGGATATGCATAATACAGCTGAACTGGCCCGCAAGCTGACCAAACCGGTACTTGTGCTGCAAGGGGGAGATGATTTTCAGGTCTATCCCGCAACGGACTTTTCCTTATGGAAAGAAGTATTGAAGGGGAATGCCGCCGCTTCATTTAAGCTTTACCCCGGGCTCAATCATTTCTTCGTGAATTACGAAGGCAAGGATGCGGGAACTGCGGCGGAATATAATACTCCAGGAATGGTTGACGAGCAGGTGCTTAGCGATATGGGACAATGGATCTTGGGGCAGCAATAA
- a CDS encoding SepM family pheromone-processing serine protease — translation MRQQKRRVGFRATAYLFTFVVILYVAVFMNTPYIVYQPGSASEVAPLIHVQNADKDEKGTFMMTTVSASYANVALLIASVFNSNSEIIRKETRLGNKTEQEYAAEQVYYMNSSQSFAVQAAYHAANIPYKDVVDYLYVFSVPGTGNREQFRPGDKIISVEGQAIPDPDALSALLSRRKIGDPVAVLLQREGKEVKEEVKLVEVKNQETGAVKPGLGVVIGAVQKVKPEVEGKTVSFVDTDVGGPSAGLMFTMEIINQLTPGDLTKGHRVAGTGTIEADGNVGAIGGVKHKIVAADRKGAEIFFVPVKNYEEAKAKADQIGTDMKLIPVSTLAEALKYMQELPVKS, via the coding sequence GTGAGGCAACAAAAACGCCGGGTAGGATTCCGCGCTACCGCCTACTTGTTCACATTTGTAGTGATTCTTTATGTTGCGGTATTTATGAATACACCTTATATCGTTTATCAGCCGGGGAGCGCCTCCGAGGTTGCGCCGTTGATTCACGTTCAGAACGCAGATAAGGATGAAAAAGGCACCTTTATGATGACTACGGTTTCTGCCAGCTATGCGAATGTTGCGCTTCTCATAGCCTCTGTATTCAATTCGAATTCAGAGATCATCCGGAAGGAAACGCGGCTGGGGAATAAGACAGAACAGGAGTATGCAGCCGAGCAAGTATACTATATGAACAGCTCGCAGTCCTTTGCCGTGCAGGCAGCTTATCATGCTGCTAATATTCCATATAAAGATGTTGTGGACTATTTGTATGTATTCTCGGTACCGGGAACCGGCAACCGTGAACAATTCAGACCGGGCGACAAAATTATCAGTGTAGAGGGACAGGCGATCCCTGATCCGGATGCGTTATCCGCGCTTTTGTCCCGCAGAAAGATTGGTGACCCGGTAGCTGTCCTGCTGCAGCGGGAAGGCAAGGAAGTGAAGGAAGAGGTTAAGCTGGTGGAGGTCAAAAATCAGGAGACGGGAGCGGTGAAGCCGGGTCTCGGGGTTGTGATTGGAGCCGTGCAGAAGGTTAAGCCCGAAGTGGAAGGAAAAACGGTAAGTTTTGTGGATACGGATGTCGGCGGTCCTTCCGCCGGGCTGATGTTCACCATGGAGATAATCAATCAATTAACCCCTGGTGATCTGACCAAAGGCCACCGCGTTGCAGGTACAGGCACTATAGAGGCCGATGGCAACGTAGGCGCAATTGGCGGCGTCAAGCACAAAATTGTTGCAGCGGACCGGAAAGGGGCGGAGATTTTTTTCGTCCCTGTCAAAAATTATGAGGAAGCCAAGGCTAAGGCTGATCAAATAGGCACGGACATGAAGCTTATCCCGGTCTCAACCCTTGCCGAAGCGCTCAAATATATGCAGGAGCTGCCGGTCAAATCCTGA
- the rsmD gene encoding 16S rRNA (guanine(966)-N(2))-methyltransferase RsmD, translating to MRVVSGSAKGRPLKSVPGTGTRPTTDKVKEAMFSMIGPYFDGGAALDLFAGTGGLGIEALSRGMDQAVFVDMEQKSIDTVRANLKAAKVEAQAEVYRNDAGRALSALEKRGRSFDLVFLDPPYRLKHGNELMLAMVQKGLLREDAVIVLEHESSYEYPEVIPGFRRTRQAVYGETAVSIYKYEASSQQEAGNAKEGNDESAD from the coding sequence GTGAGAGTTGTATCGGGAAGTGCAAAGGGGAGGCCTCTGAAGAGTGTTCCGGGCACCGGGACAAGACCCACTACTGATAAGGTCAAGGAAGCGATGTTCAGTATGATCGGCCCGTATTTTGACGGAGGAGCCGCACTGGATTTGTTCGCCGGGACAGGAGGGCTTGGTATTGAAGCCTTGAGCAGGGGAATGGATCAGGCCGTTTTTGTGGATATGGAGCAAAAGAGCATTGATACGGTGCGTGCGAATCTGAAGGCAGCCAAGGTCGAAGCGCAGGCAGAGGTATACCGCAATGATGCCGGAAGAGCGCTTAGTGCGCTGGAGAAAAGGGGGCGTTCCTTTGATCTGGTTTTCCTTGATCCTCCATACAGGCTTAAGCACGGGAATGAGCTGATGCTGGCCATGGTTCAAAAGGGACTGCTCCGTGAGGATGCTGTGATTGTGCTGGAGCATGAATCCAGCTATGAGTATCCGGAGGTTATTCCGGGATTCCGGAGAACACGGCAAGCTGTATACGGCGAGACGGCAGTGTCTATTTATAAGTATGAGGCATCTTCCCAACAAGAAGCAGGGAATGCCAAGGAGGGTAATGATGAGTCTGCAGATTAG
- the coaD gene encoding pantetheine-phosphate adenylyltransferase gives MSLQIRKERVAIYPGTFDPVTMGHMDIIQRAAKQFDRLIVAVLNNLSKNPLFSVEERTDLLRQATQDIPNVEVDSFRDLLVNYVRQKDAQVIVRGIRTVTDFEYELQNASINHNLDPDAETIFMMTNPKYSYLSSSVVKEIAHFGGNVSDFVTPEVELAMKHKFKRMDGGVKP, from the coding sequence ATGAGTCTGCAGATTAGAAAAGAACGTGTCGCTATCTATCCGGGTACCTTTGATCCGGTGACGATGGGACATATGGATATTATTCAGCGCGCAGCAAAACAGTTCGACAGACTGATTGTTGCCGTTCTTAACAACTTAAGTAAAAACCCGTTATTCTCCGTTGAAGAACGGACGGATTTGCTTCGGCAAGCCACTCAGGACATTCCTAATGTGGAAGTGGACAGCTTCCGCGATCTGCTGGTCAACTATGTCCGGCAAAAGGATGCCCAGGTTATCGTCCGCGGGATCCGGACAGTGACCGATTTTGAATATGAACTGCAGAATGCCTCGATTAACCATAATCTGGACCCCGATGCGGAAACCATATTTATGATGACCAATCCGAAGTACTCCTATCTTAGTTCCAGTGTAGTGAAGGAGATTGCACATTTCGGCGGGAATGTCTCCGATTTTGTGACACCCGAAGTCGAACTGGCAATGAAGCACAAGTTCAAGCGGATGGACGGCGGAGTGAAGCCATAA
- a CDS encoding ABC transporter permease, which translates to MRKFNCLVLNEWLKLSKKSTFFIAYGLMIVMPLVIGYVVHSVAGDMFSSGPQFAAEMLLPSGIGQILSILVIIGTAGIVAKEYSQGTIKFLLIRARSRTAILASKFVTVLMYALSLTLVAAVVVYASGMLWFGNGGGGLGIGDILTSVLYNSVYMVMFATLAFMMGILTTSTGVSIGVSMFALMISNLVIFKDFYKYVLFPNLNLAAYEGGGAPLPGMTLGFSILMLAVYFLLFLVTGFMVFRRRDVA; encoded by the coding sequence TTGCGTAAGTTTAACTGCCTGGTGCTGAATGAGTGGCTTAAATTATCGAAGAAAAGCACCTTCTTCATCGCTTACGGGCTTATGATTGTAATGCCGCTTGTAATAGGATACGTGGTGCATTCTGTTGCGGGGGATATGTTTTCTTCCGGGCCGCAGTTTGCGGCAGAAATGCTGCTGCCGTCAGGTATCGGCCAGATCCTTAGTATTCTGGTCATTATCGGGACAGCGGGAATTGTCGCCAAGGAATACAGCCAGGGAACCATTAAGTTCCTGCTGATCCGTGCCCGCAGCCGTACGGCCATTCTTGCCTCCAAATTTGTGACCGTCCTCATGTATGCACTTAGCCTTACCCTTGTTGCAGCGGTGGTCGTATATGCTTCCGGTATGCTGTGGTTTGGAAATGGCGGAGGCGGCCTGGGAATTGGCGATATACTCACATCTGTGCTTTATAACAGCGTCTATATGGTTATGTTCGCGACACTGGCTTTTATGATGGGGATATTGACGACTTCTACCGGGGTCTCCATAGGGGTTTCGATGTTTGCCCTAATGATCAGCAATCTGGTCATTTTCAAGGATTTCTATAAATATGTTTTGTTTCCTAACTTGAATCTGGCTGCCTATGAAGGTGGCGGGGCACCGCTTCCGGGGATGACTCTGGGGTTCTCTATCCTCATGCTGGCTGTATATTTCTTACTGTTTCTTGTGACGGGATTTATGGTGTTCAGACGAAGGGACGTTGCCTGA